One Lycium barbarum isolate Lr01 chromosome 5, ASM1917538v2, whole genome shotgun sequence genomic window carries:
- the LOC132641185 gene encoding protein SIEVE ELEMENT OCCLUSION B-like gives MEKDDMSVKPLTEKRAMNHPVATNPMNNMSSGSTAVAANRMHPMSHDTGHHASTGHHINPLNAHVMNHAVVKPVSHDMVPATAHHTPINPRTSNLAAAKLHHRIGDHHLFLTSDDNAMMKHIEETHVPDGRDFDVRPLVHIIEEIVHRATPVAGRVHGAKVQAHLEALEEKAIPHSGLTEILNYLAYPIHRISMEIICKCANKEDAHTITMSLLHSLTTYSWDTKVAIAFAAFAQQYGEFGLLVHQYPTNPLAKSVAIIMELPEIMERHDVLKQKFDAIHDLIDKMLDVTKCIIEFRDIQTSHQQYAVTQELEMLINTAHISTAAYWTIRAAVMCAAMVLNLIAIGHEYISSTSESWEISSLAHKLANILDHLRKVLNLCYQKIEEKRQHDAFEALLRLLRTPHIDNMKILSILIYSKDDQLPLFDGTHKRRVSLDVLRKKYVLLFLSDLDIAPEELFILHHMYAESKTQPNRPESNYEIVWIPVVDKRLTPWTEAKQMKFEEVQESMPWYSVAHPSMIDPAVIRCIKEVWGFNKKPQLVVLDPQGKEANNNAYHMLWIWGSLAFPFTKAREEALWKEQTWNIELLADSIDQNIFTWISEGKCICLYGGEDIKWIREFTTATRAVANAARVPLEMLYVGKRNPKERVRKNSEIIRVENLSDVVQDQTLIWFFWERLESMWHSRTQQDIPGETDPILQEIVTILSYDGSDQGWAVFSRGLAEMTKGKGDLIVQVMREFDRWKDEVSDITAFVPILDRELRGLHSPHHCTRLILPGTTGHIPERVICAECSRPMEKFIMYRCCIE, from the exons ATGGAAAAGGATGACATGAGTGTTAAACCATTGACTGAAAAGAGAGCCATGAACCACCCAGTGGCTACAAACCCAATGAATAATATGTCAAGTGGATCAACTGCTGTTGCTGCCAATAGGATGCACCCAATGAGTCATGATACTGGCCATCATGCAAGTACTGGACATCACATCAACCCTTTGAATGCCCATGTGATGAATCATGCTGTGGTCAAACCAGTGAGTCATGACATG GTACCGGCAACTGCTCACCATACACCAATCAATCCAAGGACTTCAAATCTAGCCGCAGCTAAGCTTCATCACAGGATAGGTGATCATCATCTGTTCTTGACATCTGATGATAATGCAATGATGAAGCACATTGAAGAAACTCACGTCCCTGATGGCCGTGACTTTGATGTCAGGCCTCTTGTCCATATTATTGAGGAAATTGTGCATCGTGCCACTCCCGTTGCTGGCCGTGTTCAT GGAGCTAAAGTTCAAGCACATCTGGAAGCATTGGAAGAGAAGGCCATTCCCCATAGTGGACTTACTGAAATACTCAACTATTTGGCATATCCTATACATAGAATTTCTATGGAG ATAATATGCAAATGTGCTAACAAAGAAGATGCGCACACAATAACAATGTCACTGCTTCACTCGCTCACAACTTACTCCTGGGATACAAAAGTAGCAATAGCATTTGCGGCTTTCGCCCAACAATATGGTGAATTTGGGCTGCTTGTTCATCAATATCCCACAAATCCACTGGCCAAGTCCGTTGCGATCATCATGGAACTTCCAGAAATCATGGAGCGACACGATGTTCTCAAGCAGAAATTCGATGCAATTCATGATCTGATCGACAAAATGTTGGATGTCACGAAGTGTATTATCGAGTTTAGAGACATTCAAACATCTCATCAGCAATATGCTGTCACACAAGAATTGGAAATGTTGATTAATACAGCCCATATTTCCACTGCTGCTTACTGGACTATAAGGGCTGCTGTTATGTGTGCAGCCATGGTTTTGAACCTCATTGCCATCGGCCACGA GTATATATCCTCAACATCCGAGTCGTGGGAGATATCTAGTTTGGCTCACAAGCTTGCAAACATATTGGATCACCTAAGAAAGGTTCTTAACCTTTGTTACCAAAAGATTG AGGAGAAGAGGCAACATGATGCATTTGAAGCACTTCTGCGACTTCTGAGGACACCCCACATTGATAACATGAAGATACTCTCAATCTTGATTTATTCCAAGGATGACCAGCTCCCACTTTTTGATGGAACGCATAAGAGAAGG GTAAGTCTTGATGTGCTTAGGAAGAAGTATGTTTTACTTTTTCTCTCCGACCTAGACATTGCACCGGAAGAGCTCTTTATTCTCCACCACATGTACGCTGAATCTAAGACGCAACCAAACAGACCAGAGAGCAACTACGAGATTGTATGGATCCCTGTGGTTGACAAGAGACTAACTCCATGGACTGAAGCAAAACAAATGAAGTTTGAAGAAGTACAAGAGTCAATGCCATGGTACTCAGTGGCACATCCTTCTATGATTGATCCAGCAGTCATTAGGTGCATTAAAGAGGTGTGGGGATTCAATAAAAAGCCTCAGCTTGTTGTTCTTGATCCTCAAGGGAAAGAAGCAAACAACAATGCTTATCATATGTTGTGGATTTGGGGAAGTTTGGCTTTTCCTTTTACCAAAGCTAGGGAAGAAGCACTGTGGAAGGAACAAACTTGGAATATTGAACTGTTAGCTGACTCCATTGATCAAAACATTTTCACTTGG ATTAGCGAAGGCAAATGCATATGCTTGTACGGAGGAGAAGACATCAAATGGATCAGGGAGTTCACAACTGCAACGCGGGCTGTTGCAAATGCAGCCCGCGTCCCACTAGAGATGCTCTACGTGGGGAAAAGAAACCCAAAAGAAAGAGTCCGCAAGAACAGCGAGATAATCCGAGTCGAAAACCTAAGCGACGTGGTGCAAGACCAGACCCTCATTTGGTTCTTCTGGGAAAGGCTAGAAAGCATGTGGCACTCCAGGACCCAACAAGACATCCCGGGTGAAACCGACCCGATCCTTCAGGAAATTGTAACGATTCTGAGCTACGACGGAAGTGACCAAGGATGGGCTGTTTTTAGCCGTGGATTGGCTGAAATGACCAAAGGTAAAGGTGACCTGATAGTGCAGGTTATGAGGGAATTTGATAGATGGAAAGATGAAGTGAGTGACATTACTGCTTTTGTTCCTATATTGGACCGTGAACTTCGTGGTCTTCATAGTCCTCATCATTGCACTCGACTTATTCTGCCGGGTACCACTGGTCATATTCCTGAGAGAGTGATTTGTGCTGAATGTAGCCGTCCGATGGAGAAGTTTATCATGTACCGCTGCTGCATTGAATGA